One Nitrospinota bacterium genomic region harbors:
- the dusB gene encoding tRNA dihydrouridine synthase DusB: protein MHIGNVILKSPAVMAPMAGLSDLPFRRIVMEYGAGMVTTELISANALVRESAKTFGMLPVEDEPHPNAAQIFGGDVDVTRDACVIASEKTACDIIDVNFGCPVKKVTKCGAGAAMLKDVEKAGRMVEAVVMAVRKPVTVKIRAGWDMNSVNAVDMALALEQAGAAAITVHARTASQGYSGTADWNVISKVAGIVKIPVIGNGDIVTPEIALWRLSGFGCAAVMIGRGALGAPWIFRQINELLASGSYSRPGAAEVMEVMLRHLDMMIGASGEIPGVRRMRAHLGHYTRGLPSASRLRDAFMRAASREDVARIASEYLLAAVNH from the coding sequence ATGCACATTGGAAACGTAATTCTCAAGTCCCCGGCCGTCATGGCGCCAATGGCGGGGCTTTCGGACCTGCCGTTCCGCCGGATCGTTATGGAATACGGCGCCGGGATGGTGACCACGGAGCTTATCAGCGCCAATGCCCTGGTCCGCGAATCGGCGAAAACTTTCGGCATGTTGCCTGTGGAGGACGAGCCACACCCCAACGCCGCCCAGATTTTCGGCGGCGACGTTGATGTCACCAGGGACGCCTGCGTGATCGCGTCGGAAAAGACCGCCTGCGACATCATAGACGTGAATTTCGGCTGCCCTGTGAAGAAGGTGACAAAGTGCGGGGCGGGCGCGGCGATGCTAAAGGACGTTGAAAAGGCCGGGCGCATGGTGGAGGCGGTGGTCATGGCCGTCCGCAAGCCGGTGACTGTGAAAATACGCGCCGGATGGGACATGAACTCCGTGAACGCCGTGGACATGGCGCTCGCGCTCGAACAGGCTGGGGCCGCCGCCATCACCGTCCACGCCAGGACCGCGTCGCAGGGGTATTCCGGAACGGCTGACTGGAATGTTATCTCAAAGGTTGCCGGCATTGTAAAAATCCCGGTGATAGGCAACGGCGATATCGTCACACCGGAAATCGCCCTCTGGCGTCTTTCCGGTTTCGGGTGCGCGGCGGTGATGATCGGCAGAGGGGCCTTGGGGGCGCCATGGATTTTCCGCCAGATCAACGAACTGCTTGCCTCCGGCTCATATTCAAGGCCGGGCGCGGCGGAGGTGATGGAGGTTATGTTGCGGCATCTGGACATGATGATCGGGGCTTCCGGGGAAATACCGGGGGTGCGCAGGATGCGCGCCCACCTTGGCCATTACACGCGCGGACTGCCGTCCGCCTCCCGTCTGCGGGACGCT